In Thunnus albacares chromosome 10, fThuAlb1.1, whole genome shotgun sequence, a single window of DNA contains:
- the LOC122990605 gene encoding phospholipase A and acyltransferase 4-like, with product MLKTHTMGASAAKEEEPEPGDLIEIFRGRYQHWAVYIGGGYIVHLVSNSEIHSLGVSSTVLGGSVSGQVKKEKLKDVVNKDDWKISNIHDNKWDPRPKQEIVKEALSMVGKDMEYSVTELNCEHFATERRYGKALSLQVLKAAEAVVRVGAATILDSTASGDMSSSPSVQYSP from the exons atgctaaaaacacacacaatg GGTGCCTCAGCAGCCAAGGAGGAAGAACCAGAACCTGGTGACTTGATAGAAATCTTCCGTGGTCGCTATCAGCACTGGGCTGTGTACATTGGTGGTGGCTACATTGTTCACTTGGTTTCCA ACTCAGAAATACACAGTTTAGGAGTTTCATCAACTGTGTTGGGAGGTTCTGTGAGTGGCCAagtcaagaaagaaaaactcaaaGATGTGGTCAACAAAGATGATTGGAAAATAAGTAACATACACGACAACAAGTGGGACCCCAGGCCAAAGCAGGAAATTGTGAAAGAAGCCCTTTCGATGGTGGGTAAGGATATGGAGTACAGTGTCACCGAATTGAACTGTGAGCACTTCGCCACCGAGCGCCGTTATGGCAAAGCCCTGTCTCTTCAG GTGCTGAAGGCTGCAGAGGCTGTAGTTAGAGTGGGAGCTGCTACTATTCTAGATTCCACTGCTTCAGGAGACATGTCATCAAGTCCCTCAGTGCAATACTCTCCTTAA